The Solanum dulcamara chromosome 6, daSolDulc1.2, whole genome shotgun sequence genome contains the following window.
tcgctcctggtatgcccacacatccatctcaacattctcatctcagcaactttcatcttttgcacgtgggagaccttaactggccaacactccgccccatataacatagttggtctaaccaccactttgtagaacttgcccttaagttgtggtggcacctttttgtcacataacacaccggaggcgagcctccatttcatccatcctgccccaatatgatgtgtgacatcgtcgtcgatctccccgctgccttgcatgataagaccaaggtacttaaaactacttctcttttggatggcttggtccccgagcctaacttccgcgccaacctcttgaggagTCTCACTGAACTGGCACATTAGGTACTGTGTCTTGGTCCTACtaaacttaaaccctttagactccaaggtgcgtctccaatcttccagcttagcgttaactccgctatgagtctcatcgatgaggactatgtcgtctgcaaaaagcatacaccatggaacctcaccttgaatttgtcgcgtcaatacgtccatcaccaaggcaaatagaaacggactaagagctgatccttgatgcaaccccatcacaactggaaagtgttcTGAATCCCCTCATActatccttaccctggttttggcaccctcgtacatgtccttgatcacccttatgtatgctacaggtacacctttagcctccaaacatctccatagtatctctcgtgggactttatcgtaggccttttttaagtcgatgaataccatatgcaagtctctcttcttctccctatattgctccattagtctcctcataagatggatggcttccgtagttgagcgtcccggcataaatccgaactggttctttgaaatagacacgcctctcctcaccctcatctccaccactctttcccacactttcatagtatgacttagaagcttgatacctctatagttgtcgcaactctggttatcccccttgtttttgtatagagggatcatgatgctcgacctccattctatgGGCATCGTCgccgtcgtaaagatgacattaaataacctagtcaaccattccaaacctaccgagcccgcactcttccaaaattctccagggatctcgtcaggtccggtcgctcttccccagcgcatcctacgaatgACATCTTTAACCTCATCgcccgtaatactcctacaacccccaaaactagtataataaaatatattaagtaattgagtgatttttgtacacaaaaaattatttaaaattttaatgacaaatttaCCCTTACGAATCAccaaatcttgtgaaaagtaaAAACTTTGACCGTGGTGATTGCAAAGCGCCAGTCCCgtattacttattttttattttattaaaccCCAATACGAAGCAGAaagaaacaaagagaaagaaagaaattcgCGTGAAGCATTAGCTCgaatactttttttctttttggtcttTCCCTCCAATGGCTCACCACTCTCTCACATAGTACTGAGTGAGAGCAGTGGAGTGTTTCCAGAAGCTTCTAAAAGCATTTACTGAAtcgcttcttcttctttttcctcagTTTCTCACGGAAACCCTAACACAGTAAGCAATTCGTTTTCGTTCATCAAGGTGAGATTTATCTAACTCTGTTTTCGCTAAATTCTTCTACATTCACttgattcttaatttttttccttcataGTGATGTGCATTGGTGTTTTGTTAGACTTACATTGTGTACTGCTTTcggttttcttaattttttgattttttaccatttttttctttattaattactcaattttacctaTTTTAATCCACATGCATTATTCTTTCAATGTTCAATTGTTTTTGATAACAGTGATATCCGGGCTAGAGCAACATGTACTATGTAACTCTGTTGTCCATCAAAGCTAGGAACAAATGAGAAAAAATCACATAATGTGTTTGTCTCTATTGGGAATTGAACTCATGGTGCTCGACctacttcattgaccactactGACCACTACGCCACACCTTGGTGCTCAATGTTCAAATTTTCTAATGtgctttaaaaataaatattatacatattcaaTATGTTCCATTATATAGGTTTTTATGATTGGACACAGTTTGATATACTCCCTCGGtctatttttacttgtttacTCTACTAAAAATAATTGTCTACTTTTACTTTTCCAGATTAAAAAACCAAGAGATCATTTACCATTTTGtacttattttatctttattattaagTACTAGTAATTATTTTCAAGTCATTTCCCAATGAGTGAGATGACTTATAATAATTAGGGGTGATATAGTAaaatttcatttaatttattgTTCTTTAAGGGTGTGGCAAGTCAAACATGGACAAAGTAAAAATCGACGGAGGGActatttattagtattatacCAGTTATAATAGAAGAACATATTGAAGTAATGCTGAAAGCAGTATTCAGGGAAGCATGAAGCGGAAAAAAGCGACAAGGCACTTCATCTAAAATAACGAAGCGACAATGCCGCTTCTCGCTTCATTGAAGTGAAGCGtaagttaaaagaaaaaagaccaaaataaataaagacaatatatataagcaaAGTTTCAAATTAAAAACTCTAGAGGCGTGAAAATCCTAGAGGAGAAGCATACCAATAGTCAAACTAAACTTGGTCTCTTGAATTTTTCCCCTTTAATTGACCTCTTAagacttaaaaaaaattaagtgttgCTTCCTTTGCTTCGCGCTTCGTCATGCTTCAGCACTTCAGCCTTCAAAGCAACCGCTTCTCTTCACTTCCATCGCTTCTAGTCTGCGAAGCGTGACTGGCTCGCATCGCTTCACTTCATCGCTTTAAGCGATGAAGCGCTTGCTTTCCTGAACACTGGCTGAAAGTATACTATAATCGGGAAAAACATCACCATCAAAGTTTAAAGTTTGAAAAACTAAATGAGTTTGAAGAGtgtattttttcttttggccGTTGGCTTCAGCATATATTGACACCGTGTCACTGTTAACTATATGCTATCAAGTTTCAACTTCTAACTTCTTAGTTCTAATCATAAGTCAGTATGTACTATACACTCTACAATTTCCCATAGGTCCAGTCCATTATTCCTTGATGGGTATACTACTTGGTCATACACTGTAGTCTGAGCGTGGTTGATTTGTGATTATTTCTTTGTTCTCTTTAGAGAGTTAAAGTATTATTATTCTTGGTTTAGAGTTTGACAGACATTTTAAATTTCAACCAGTCTCTCCACTACTTTATGTCCTTTGTAATATCCTGACAGTATTGCTATTTTCAGGTTAGGAAGTAGTAAGTTGTCAATTACTCAATTCCTTGGTAAAGCTGTTCCAATGCTTATCTCCCCATATGTGCTAAAAATCTTCATGAATTTGGAAGTTATGTTCTTGGTTCTAGTGCTCACTTTAGAAAGCCTTGAcgtttccttttctttcttctccAGTTTTTCTTTATATGTGTCCAATTTGCTTGTAATATGATCTTTCGCCTAATTCTCTTTCACACTGTACAAACTGTTTGACCATAAATTACTTTTCATACAGCGTACTGCACTTCATAAAGATGAAATTTTAACTTGATTTGAACAGAGTGGAATGAGTACATGGATTGATGTAATAGCCTACCACAAGTAGTTCGGTATTGAGGTTTAGTTATTTGATTGATATATATTTCTACAACATTGTCCTTGTGGGACAAGAAACTGAAACAAGCTCAAATTTTTGGTAGCTGTGTTCATGTGATGTATCATAGAGGGGTATAGATAGAAGAGACCATTTAGAAAGGACTCTGATTTAAGTAGGCCTTATCTTTTGATGTTTATCCGGCTAACAACTTCTCCTAGGTCACTGTTCTGTTTTAAACATGGAAAGAAGTGAGGGAAGAGAGAGTTGTTGCACATCTGTGAAAGAACCGCCACCAGTTATAATGTCAAATGCGGAGCCGGAGAGAGTTGATCAGCCCGAGCGTACTATAATGATGAGGCCTGGATATGGAACATCTGGACGACAGATTACTTTGCTTGCAAACCACCTAAAAGTTTCTATCAAACGTCCTGATGAAATATTTTACCTATACAGTGTATGATTGCCAATTATATAGTCCTTTTCAGTCATCTGGATTCCCATGGCACTCAATCAATTTTCTGTGTGTCGCTATTACAGGTCTCTATAACTTCTGATGAAAAGAGGGCTGTTAACATCAAGGGGATTGGAAGAAAAATTATAGATAAACTTCACGAAACATACTCGTCTGAATTTGCTGGGAAGAAATTTGCTTATGATGGAGAGAAGAATTTGTACACAGTGGGACCTCTACCGCGCAACAGACTGGAATTCACGGTGGTTGTTGAGGAGTCTAGTGCACGGCAGTATGTCCTTGAAAAATTCTTTGACTCTGTAGTTGCAGACTTGCAATTACTTCAAGGCTTCTACAATATACATGAAGCTTATTATACTTTGGTTGCAGTGCTAGTGAGAGCCCCTCAGATAATGAAAGCCCCAATCACTCCAGTAAAAGGTCTAAGCATTCTCTACATTCGAAGGCTTTCCTGGTGGAGATCGACTATGTAGCTAAAATACCATTAAGGTCTGTTAATCTTGCCCTTCAAGGAGCTGATACTGAAAATGTTCAAGATGCATTGAGGGTTCTAGACATTATATTGCGACAACAAGCTGCTAATAGGTAATCACCCTGTTATTCTGGTGACCATCGATCTTTTCCTGAGCCATAACTTATACAGATATTCATGTTGGTCACAGAGGATGCCTCTTGGTTAGACAGTCATTTTTTCATGACGACTCAAGGAACTTCACAGATGTTGGAGGGGGTGTAATGGGTTGCAGGGGGTTTCATTCCAGCTTTCGTCCAACCGAAGGTGGCTTGACCTTGAACATGGGTATAACAATAGAAACTCTCCAGTGTAGCTGTCTACTatgatttttctcaatcttAATGCTGCTTAATTCTTGGTTTGTAGATGTGTCTACAACTATGATCCTATCACCTGGACCTGTAATTGATTTTTTGCTTGCTAACCAGAATGTAAAGGAGCCTCGTTATATAGATTGGGCAAGAGTGAGTAATATCTAACTGCATGCTAAAACTCTTCTTTCTTTCAGCTCTCCACGCTTCGCTAACTTGTGGTTTTATACAGGCAAAAGGAATGTTGAAGAATCTGAGAGTTAAAGCTAAACACAACAACAGTGAATTTAAAATTATCGGTTTGACTGACAGACCTTGCAATCAACAGTTGTGAGTATCCATTTGTCTTTTGCATACGAATTGCTAACTACCCAGATATGTAACATCTAACTTTGTTGACTGTTTCTTATAGATTTTCTATGAAGGTCAAAAATGGTGGTAGTCCAGATAGTGGAGAAGAGACCATAGAGATAACTGTTTATGAGTATTTCACTAAACATCGTAACATAGAACTTTCATCCTCGGCTTATATGCCATGTCTGGACGTTGGAAAACCAAAACGACCAAACTATCTGCCACTGGAGGTGTGCAGTTATTATTGTTTCTGTTTACACTGTAGGACCCTAGATCACTTGACCAGCTTCCAAGAGccaacttttattttctttccttaatATTCAGCTGTGTTATTTGGTCTCCCTTCAAAGATACACAAAGGCTTTATCATCGGTCCAGAGGGCATCGTTAGTTGAAAAATCAAGGCAGAAGCCTCGAGAACGAATTAAAGTTATAACAGATGTAAGTTGTTGCCGTCTTGATGGTTCTGATCCTTTTAATTTTCACTTCTGTACCTTACTGGAATTTTTGCAGGCTGTGAGAGACTACAGCTATGATGATGATCCCCTTCTTGTTGCTTGTGGAATCTCAATAGAAAAGCAGCTGATTCAAATTAACAGCAGGGTCCTTGAATCCCCAAAGGTAGCATCTGCACTTTCTTGGACGACAGTGttcattaaaattttaattttttttctcacttTACTTTTATTATCCTGTAATCTCTAGTTGAAGGTTGGTAATGGTGAAGAGGTCTCTCCCTGCAACGGCCGGTGGAATTTTAAGAACAAGGTACATTTAACTGCATAATATTACCTTGTAATattcttataaaaaaattagctTATAGTTTTGGGTGTCAATATAATGAGATGTGGCAATCATCTGTGGTTGTCCTCTATAATTTTGTTACTACCTGGGGATCAGCCTTTTGAGAATTTGACTATGAAGGAAAGGACGAACGGTGGATATGAATTTGTCCCCATTATTCTCCATCTGCAGATAATCTTTTTGGGAAAATGAAAAAGGTTTCTATTGTTACCTTACTTACTGTAGTGAAAATATTATAATGTTTACTGCAGTTTTTTGGTTGACCACACATTCCACTCTCTCCCTACCATTTTTTCTTGTAGCATCTTTTCACTCCTGCACGAATTGAACGCTGGGCAGTGGTCAACTTTTCTGCCCGTTGTGATACAAGTCACCTGTCGAGGGAGCTTATTAGTTGCGGAAGGAGCAAAGGCATTGTATGTTGTGCCACATTTACATCTTTCATCGTGTGATTTGTTGCTATGTATTCTAggctcaaattctttctttcctGTCTATCAGCATTTTGAGCGCCCACATACGCTCATTGAGGAAGATCCCCAGTATAGGCGAGCTGGGGCTGTAGTTCGAGTAGAACAGATGTTTGAAGAGATAGTAGCCAGACTGCCTGGCCATCCTGATTTTCTCCTCTGTGTCTTGCCAGAGCGTAAAAACTCAGAGTTATATGGTAATGTACTGTGTTAGTCCTGCTCACGTTGTTTTCAGTATCCTATACTAATTTGTACATCGAATAATGTCAAGGACCTTGGAAGAAAAAAAGTTTGACTGACTTGGGAATTGTTACTCAATGTGTCTCTCCGTTAAAGATCACTGATCAATATCTAACAAATGTGCTTCTCAAAATTAATGCAAAGGTAATCTTTTGAATCTGCGATAAACAGTTTGGATATTTCTTACTTTCAGTTATTTTGAGTTGggacatttttttcttttgcttgtGCTTAAAAGCTTGGAGGGACCAATTCATTGTTGACTATGGAACATACCTCTCATCTACCTCTTCGTAAGGACACTCCAACTATGATCCTGGGCATGGACGTTTCTCATGGATCTCCTGGTCAATCAGATACTCCATCAATTGCTGCGGTTGTTCTTTTTCCCAAGATATTTTCTCTATTCTTTTGTCAATTGCCTTGCAACTGATTTCGCATGCCTTATTATCACGGTTCTTCCAGGTTGTGGGATCCTTATACTGGCCATTAATATCCAAGTATAGGGCAGTTGTGCGTAGTCAATCTCCGAAGTTGGAAATTATAGAATCCTTATACAAGCCTTTACCAAATGGAGATGATGAAGGAATCATGAGGTGCATCTTTATATCCAATAACATGTCAAGTCTTCCGTGACAAACTATGTATAGAAGcatttaaattttatacatGTACTTGTGCTGCAGAGAACTGCTTCTGGACTTCTATAGGACAAGTAACGGGCAAAAGCCAACTCAAATTATTGTCTTCAGGTACTCCAATATTCATGTTTGAAGTCAAAGCTGCAGATTGCTGTTCCACATATGAGTAGTgacctatgttgctcggactctccaaaatGCTCCTGCACCCAtgttggatcctccaaaaattCACCACTTTTTGATGATCCGACAACACACTACGGCATTTTTGAAGAGTTAGAGCAACATAGGTAGTGACAGTTACtaatttaaacaaaaaattGTTGGTTTAACCCCAAATTTTGCTTTTTTATGTTAGATATATAGGATGCTGCTTCATATGATTGCATAATATCCTTTTAGTTTGTCATGCACCGTAGGCAACAAGATGAAAAAGTTACATCTTActattatattaaaagcatgaaggtCCTTTGAAGTGTTGATTGAACTTGTTGTCCTTTATTCAAAGACTTTACAATAGACAAAATTGACATTTGTTATTTTTCTGAAATAGACAATAAGTAGGTAGGTtcaaattaaaaaggaaaaaaaaacaagaagcaTGATAGGTTCAAAATtaaaaggaagaacaacaacaatacgtAAGTTAATAGTCATAACAATGTCTATTTGTAAGAGTTTAGTTTATTTGGACAAGATGAAAAAGTTACATCTTAATATTTCAATATTCACATATATGTAATTTTTGTGGTCAACTATTTCCCTCGGCCAAAAGAGAAGTAGGATATAGCCTGATTGGTTTATTCAAGGTGCAGTAAGCTAAGCTGGCATAGGCaccatattttaaaagaaagttAATAGGACTGAGTATCATAAGCACACTTTACAAGGTCCAAGTTGGAACcagtcatttttttttaaaattggtgATTTGTAAAGTTGGAGCAAATCATTTTGGATAAACTAAAACAAATCCAGAATCTTACAGTTTTTCCAATGAGACAATGTGGGTTGCAGATCAGTGTTCTTAGATGTCATCTTCATATCTTGTCAATCTTGAGAGCCTTTTGATAGGACAAATCATCTTCACCTGGGATAGATTGAAATAGTATATCTATTTCCCCAAGCCATGCAATTTATTTTGGCAGAATATATTGGGAACACCCCCACCCCCCGAACTTGGCACTATTTATTCTGTCCACCCTGAACAATGTTTGGTCCTAATTACCTCCCTTGAACTTGGTAGTTTGATAACTTCAACCTCCTGGACAATCTCAACCCAAGGAAGTCCTGTCATGACTCGTTTTCTAAACAAGCCGTGACTGGCACCTGGTGCCTTACTTGACTGAGCAAACCAACTTGACAGTTCTAACATGTACTTTATTAATATCACATACCCCATgtgcatttaaaataaataactaaacTTTTGGATCAAAACTCTATTCCAACAATTCTTAAATAATcgaaaaatatattgaaatctGTAAACAACTAGAAAGTATTGAAAATGATGCCAAGTAATGTGAACAACCATAACCAAACTAAAAACacgtctatgaagcctctattggAGTACCAAGGGGAATGCACACAACATAGATTTCCTGGCTAATCCCCCGAACAAATGTTggataaatgaataaaaattgtctaaaaaaaattaaaaaaaatccatgTCCACTGTCAAGGTCAAAGCTCACCAAATCAACTTCTGGAATAAAGCAACATAGCTCGTAGTCTGCTCGTAACATGCGTCTTCATTGACATTGGTCAATGTAGGTTCCATAAAGAGAACGTCAGTATGCCACTAACATTACTCAGTGAGTCTCAACATTCTCCTCACTTGTCCCTTGAATAAAAACATGCAGGTAATAATGGGATAAGAGAGGAAACAAGTCGTAACTCATCCTAAAGTATCGTACAACAGGGAAGCTGGAAAACAATCACTAAAACTTATAAGCTTGGTTCattaattcattcttttcactTTCTTTACAGTTGTTTCAGTCGATTAAACTTTTCTTGTGCCTAGCTGTGACAACTAGTAACCCTTTATATGATTACTCGTGGCCGTTTATATGACCACCAAATCTTTTGTGCCCCGTTAAGACAATATTAGCAACCCTTTGTACGGCTGCTCGTGACCCCTTTTTTTTATCaagtactccctccgttttaatttgtttgacctACTTGgctactttcctttttaatccgttttaaaaagaatgaccCTTTCCTTTAATAGCAACTCTTTAATTCCAACTTTCcgcatgacatgtttaagacctcaagattaaagggtattttgatacatttgacatacttttagtttaagaccacaagattcaacaGTCCTCTTCATTTTCTTTAACTTCATGCCAAGTCAAGGGaggccaaacaaattgaaacggagggagtaatgaTTTTCATGTTGATAGGGTGTAAAAAGTGCTTGTATACAAGAAGTACACCAGAAAGTAGAGAACTTTACGACATAACATGGTTTTCTACAAAAACTACCCAATCCTGTATACCTACATAGAACTTCATGGGTGCAGCAGAAAGAAATAGGAGCAAAGAGACTATTTCTCAGATAAGCAAAATCTTTCTCTACGCTCTCAAAAGATCTCCTATACCTCTCTCCATATGGTCCATATGAGTGCCAAGCAACATCCTGTTCTTTGCTTCTTCTCTCCTGTCTTCTAAGGGCCCAACTAACCATTGAACCTTTCACAGTGCCCCACATCACCACTCAACTCCAAACCATATTAGAATTTCCCTCCACAAAGAAGATGCTAATCAATAATGTCACAAAAGGTGTTTACGTCTTCTGCAGATTCCTTACACATGAAACACCAACTAACACAAGTGATCTTCTTCCTCAAATTCTCCGCTGTCAAGATTACCACCATCACAACTAACCAAGTGAAAGAAACAAACTTTTCGAGGTACCTTGGGCATTCATATTGAACTGTGTGGAAAAGTCGATTCCTCCCTGGTAGTTAtcggtttcaaaaaaaaaaagaagtcgATTCCTCCTTGGATAGGAGTTTCTCATAATAAGATTTGACATGAGTATATGCTCCTAATTGCTACAAGGAAAAGAGGTTGGTTTGGAAAACATAGGATCAGTGAGGGGTCTGATTGTGGGACCATGGGCTTTATGTGGGGATTTCAATGTGGTAAGGTTCACTTCTGAGAAGAACGGTAATGGAAAAACAAAGGGCATGAAGAAATTCTCAAATTTCATTAAAGACATGAAGTTAATTGATCTGCAACCAGAACATGCTACTTACACCTGGTTCAAAGGGGATCAATAAGAAGCTGCCTCCAGGATTGATAGGATCCAAATTTCAGCAGAATGGGATGTGAACTTCAATAATCTCAAACAAATACCCCTCCAAAGATTGAGTTCATACCACATTCCATTATTTTTGCTGGGTGGATCTTGATTCTTGGCTGAAAAACAAGAActatttcaagtttgaaaatTGGTGGCTGAAAAAACAAGTTTTATTGACAGAGTTAATGGTTGGTGGGATTCTTTTACTTTCATCAGAAGACCTGACCATGTCTTAGCATCCAAAATTCACTACTGTGAAAATTAAGCTAAAGGAATGGAGGAAAGGTGATTATGGGAATCTGGGCAACTCGAGGGAAAAACTACTTGAACATATGGCAGTAAGAGATGCAAATACGGAAGATAGAATTCTCACAGAGTAAGAGATAACAAAGAACACAATTTTTTCACAAGATGACCAATGCACATAGAAGATATAACAACAAAGATTAACTCATGGTACCGGGGGAAGTCACTCGAGCTGCACGAAATTGAGGGGGAAATCATTGAATGCTATAAAAAATGTACATTGAAACTGTTCAATGGTCTAGTCATAAGTTCATAACagaggaggaaaaaaaggaaGCTTTACAAACCAACTTTGAAGAGGGTGAAGTGCTGAGATATTTGAAGATGTGTGTAGTGGATAGGGCACCTGGCCCTGATGGGTTCACTATGGGATTCTTTATCAAGTATTGGGAACTTGTAAAGCAGGACATAACGAATACTTTTCAAAACTTTCATGAACAAGAAGTTTTTGAGAAAGGTTTCAACGCAACATTCATTGCCCTCATACCAAAGAAGAAAGGAGCAAAGGTGTTGAGGGACTTCAGGCCTATAAGCTTGATAGGTAGTATGTACAAACTACTCTCCAAAGTACTGACTGAGAGATTGAAAGGAGTAACTGGTAAATTGGTTGACTCCCAGCTGATGACATTCATTAAGGTAAAATTGCTAATGAAGCTGTAGATTCCAGAATCAAACTGAAGAAACCTGGTATACCATGGAAGTTGAACACAAAGAAAACATATGACCATGTCAATTAGAGCAATCTATTGAAGATATTGAAAAGAATAGGGCTTTGGGCAGAAATGGTTGAGGTGGATAAAGTAGTGTATCTCAACTGTCAAGTTCTTAATGCTTATTGATGGCCCCCATGCAAGATTTTTCAATACTCAGAGATGTCTCAGGCTAGGTGACCCTGCGTCaccttttctatttttaatcACTATGTAGGGGTTGAATAGCATGATTAGAACAACAAACAACAGAGACTAGTTGAAAGGTTTTGATGTTGCCAGAGAGGGTAGTGACAGCTTGGAGGTGACACACATTCAGTATGCAGATGATAACCTAATTTTTTTATGCTAAggaacaacaactgaaatattTGAGGGTTATTCTGATTCTGTTTGAAGGAATGCAAGGAATGTCTGAATTACATATCAATTGGAGGAAGAGTTTAGTGTATCCAATCAATGAAGTCATAAATGTGAATTGCCTAACAACAATCCTTTGTGGGGAAATTTGTAACACTTTCAACAACTTACTTGGGCATGCCTTGGGTAACAAATCCAACTCTGTTGATATATGGAATGGTGTGCTGGAGAAGTGTGAAAAGAAATTGGCTAGATGGGAAACCTCAAAGTGACTCTTATCAATTCAGTTGTGGATGCCTTGACAACTTACATGATGACTTTGTTTTTCAATACCAGCAGGAGTCATCAAAAGACTTGACAACTTTAGGAGGAAATTCCTATGGCATGTCAATGAAGTGAGAAAAGGCTTTCAACTGGTGAAGTGGAAGTAGACATAACTGGCAAGAAGGCAGGGGGAATGAGGATATAGAACTTGAAGGTGTAGCGCAAAGCTCACAGAATGATGTGGTTATGGAAGTATGCTAATGATAATCAGATGTTATGGAAAAGGGTAATAAGTGCTAAATATGTAGGTGAAGATATTACGATGACCAAGGTGGTGACTACACTATATGGAGTTAATGGAGATCAATAAGTGGCTTGTAGGTAGAAGTGAATAATAATGCAAACATCAAAGTAGTAGATGGAAACAAGACAAGATTTTGGAAAGATGAGTGGCATGAAAAGGGCAACCTCGAAGTGCTCTCTCCTGACATCTACAACATAGCTTTGGGGCAACAAAATACCATAACAGAGGTATGGACAAATTAGGGGTAGAGCTTTAATTTCAGAAGACAATTCAATGATTGAGAAATAGTGGCAGAATTTTTCAACACCGTAGAAGCTTTCAATGGGCTACAAATAAGGGATGATATTATGTGGTGGAAAGGCAATGGCAGAGGAGAATTCAAAGCTAACTCAACCTACAAGTTGATGGACTAGAGAAACCCACTAATACAGTTGGCCATGGAAGCAAATATGGAGAAGCAAAACTCTTATAAAGTGTCCTGCTTCATATGGTTGTTGGCCAAAGAAGCTACTTTGACTCAAGATAATTTGATGAAAAGAGGATTAACCTTATGCTCTAGATGTTTTCTTTGTAGGGAAACATTAGAGACAATGAGCCATCCGTTTCTACACTGCAAGTAGACCCAACAACTATGGAGTATCTTTCTAAACCTCAAAAGGCAAC
Protein-coding sequences here:
- the LOC129891879 gene encoding protein argonaute 16 isoform X1; protein product: MERSEGRESCCTSVKEPPPVIMSNAEPERVDQPERTIMMRPGYGTSGRQITLLANHLKVSIKRPDEIFYLYSVSITSDEKRAVNIKGIGRKIIDKLHETYSSEFAGKKFAYDGEKNLYTVGPLPRNRLEFTVVVEESSARHASESPSDNESPNHSSKRSKHSLHSKAFLVEIDYVAKIPLRSVNLALQGADTENVQDALRVLDIILRQQAANRGCLLVRQSFFHDDSRNFTDVGGGVMGCRGFHSSFRPTEGGLTLNMDVSTTMILSPGPVIDFLLANQNVKEPRYIDWARAKGMLKNLRVKAKHNNSEFKIIGLTDRPCNQQLFSMKVKNGGSPDSGEETIEITVYEYFTKHRNIELSSSAYMPCLDVGKPKRPNYLPLELCYLVSLQRYTKALSSVQRASLVEKSRQKPRERIKVITDAVRDYSYDDDPLLVACGISIEKQLIQINSRVLESPKLKVGNGEEVSPCNGRWNFKNKHLFTPARIERWAVVNFSARCDTSHLSRELISCGRSKGIHFERPHTLIEEDPQYRRAGAVVRVEQMFEEIVARLPGHPDFLLCVLPERKNSELYGPWKKKSLTDLGIVTQCVSPLKITDQYLTNVLLKINAKLGGTNSLLTMEHTSHLPLRKDTPTMILGMDVSHGSPGQSDTPSIAAVVGSLYWPLISKYRAVVRSQSPKLEIIESLYKPLPNGDDEGIMRELLLDFYRTSNGQKPTQIIVFRDGVSESQFTQVLNLELDQMIKAYQHLGEGGKPKFTLIVAQKNHHTKLFQANAVDNVPPGTVVDTDIVHPRNNDFFMCAHAGMIGTTRPAHYHVLLDEIGFSPDVLQNLIHSLSYVYQRSTSATSIVAPVRYAHLAAQQFGQFVKFEDLSETLSEQGSVKSIGSTPVTELPRLHKNVSDSMFFC
- the LOC129891879 gene encoding protein argonaute 16 isoform X2 — its product is MSNAEPERVDQPERTIMMRPGYGTSGRQITLLANHLKVSIKRPDEIFYLYSVSITSDEKRAVNIKGIGRKIIDKLHETYSSEFAGKKFAYDGEKNLYTVGPLPRNRLEFTVVVEESSARHASESPSDNESPNHSSKRSKHSLHSKAFLVEIDYVAKIPLRSVNLALQGADTENVQDALRVLDIILRQQAANRGCLLVRQSFFHDDSRNFTDVGGGVMGCRGFHSSFRPTEGGLTLNMDVSTTMILSPGPVIDFLLANQNVKEPRYIDWARAKGMLKNLRVKAKHNNSEFKIIGLTDRPCNQQLFSMKVKNGGSPDSGEETIEITVYEYFTKHRNIELSSSAYMPCLDVGKPKRPNYLPLELCYLVSLQRYTKALSSVQRASLVEKSRQKPRERIKVITDAVRDYSYDDDPLLVACGISIEKQLIQINSRVLESPKLKVGNGEEVSPCNGRWNFKNKHLFTPARIERWAVVNFSARCDTSHLSRELISCGRSKGIHFERPHTLIEEDPQYRRAGAVVRVEQMFEEIVARLPGHPDFLLCVLPERKNSELYGPWKKKSLTDLGIVTQCVSPLKITDQYLTNVLLKINAKLGGTNSLLTMEHTSHLPLRKDTPTMILGMDVSHGSPGQSDTPSIAAVVGSLYWPLISKYRAVVRSQSPKLEIIESLYKPLPNGDDEGIMRELLLDFYRTSNGQKPTQIIVFRDGVSESQFTQVLNLELDQMIKAYQHLGEGGKPKFTLIVAQKNHHTKLFQANAVDNVPPGTVVDTDIVHPRNNDFFMCAHAGMIGTTRPAHYHVLLDEIGFSPDVLQNLIHSLSYVYQRSTSATSIVAPVRYAHLAAQQFGQFVKFEDLSETLSEQGSVKSIGSTPVTELPRLHKNVSDSMFFC